The following are from one region of the Heliangelus exortis chromosome 29, bHelExo1.hap1, whole genome shotgun sequence genome:
- the ITGB3 gene encoding integrin beta-3: MGKGCEVLGLLVLCSAGVWGGNICTTRGVNSCQQCLGVSPLCAWCSSEAWAPSSPRCDLHTNLLQKGCGEEHLEFPTSTIRILQDKPLSSKGSGGSTTTQMRPQKIQLNLRPDDSQIFQVQVRQVEDYPVDIYYLMDLSNSMKDDLRNIQHLGTKLATEMRKLTSNLRIGFGAFVDKPISPYMYISPPEAITNPCYETGETCLPMFGYKHVLSLTDEVTRFNEEVQKQSVSRNRDAPEGGFDAIIQATVCQEKIGWRSDASHLLVFTTDAKTHVALDGRLAGIVQPNDALCHMDEDNFYSASTILDYPSLGLMTEKLSQKNINLIFAVTDAVVGLYKNYSELIPGTTVGTLSTDSSNVLQLIVDSYGKIRSKVELEVRDLPEELSLAFNATCLNDEVIPGLKSCMGLKIGDTVSFSIEAKVRGCPGEQQKSFTIKPVGFKDSLTVVVNFQCDCSCQNQAQANSSSCSEGHGTMECGVCRCHPGRLGSHCECSEEDYKPWQQDNCSPREGQALCSQRGECICGQCVCHGSDFGKVTGKYCECDDFSCIRFKGQMCSGHGQCSCGDCLCDSDWTGDSCNCTTRTDPCLASNGLVCSGHGSCVCGKCDCTQPWLLRDTCEKCPTCPDACTIKKECVECKKFERGALVQQQSCSRLCRDEIQNVEELGKRSPKKSHLKVTGGKDAVNCTYKDEDDCVVRFQYSEDSSGKSILYVIQEPECPKGPDVLVVLLSVTGAILLIGLAALLIWKLLITIHDRREFARFEEEKARAKWDTGAACPLERGTASLDLTLSLLSHSPEVAQRFFPLPKYPKHCSPL; this comes from the exons GCCTGGGCTCCATCCTCCCCTCGCTGTGACCTTCACACCAACCTCCTGCAGAAAGGTTGTGGGGAGGAGCACCTCGAGTTCCCCACCAGCACCATCAGAATCCTACAGGACAAACCCCTCAGCTCCAAGGGCTCGGGGGGCTCCACCACCACCCAGATGAGACCCCAGAAAATTCAGCTGAACCTACGGCCGG aTGACTCCCAGATTTTTCAAGTCCAAGTGCGTCAAGTGGAGGATTACCCCGTGGACATCTACTACTTGATGGACCTCTCCAACTCCATGAAGGATGATCTGAGGAACATCCAACACCTGGGCACCAAACTGGCCACAGAGATGAGGAAACTCACCAGCAACCTCCGGATCGGGTTCGGGGCTTTTGTGGACAAACCCATTTCCCCCTACATGTATATTTCTCCTCCTGAAGCCATCACCAACCCTTGCTACGA gaCTGGGGAAACCTGCCTGCCCATGTTTGGCTACAAACATGTCCTGTCCCTGACTGACGAGGTGACCCGATTCAACGAGGAGGTGCAGAAGCAAAGCGTCTCCCGGAACCGCGACGCGCCCGAGGGCGGCTTCGATGCCATCATCCAGGCCACTGTCTGCCAg GAGAAGATTGGGTGGAGGAGTGATGCTTCCCACCTTTTGGTCTTCACCACGGATGCCAAGACCCACGTGGCACTGGATGGGAGGCTGGCTGGGATTGTGCAGCCCAACGATGCCCTCTGCCACATGGATGAGGATAATTTCTACTCTGCCTCCACCATCCTG gacTATCCCTCCCTGGGCCTGATGACTGAGAAGCTCTCACAGAAAAACATCAACTTGATCTTTGCTGTGACAGATGCAGTTGTTGGCCTCTACAAG AACTACAGTGAGCTGATCCCTGGCACCACCGTGGGCACCTTGTCCACAGACTCCAGCAATGTTCTGCAGCTCATCGTGGACTCCTATGGG AAAATCCGCTCCAAGGTGGAGCTGGAGGTCCGTGACCTCCCTGAAGAGCTGTCCCTGGCCTTCAATGCCACCTGCCTCAACGACGAGGTCATCCCCGGCCTCAAGTCTTGCATGGGGCTCAAGATTGGGGACACG GTGAGCTTCAGCATCGAAGCCAAGGTGAGGGGCtgtcctggggagcagcagaaatCCTTCACCATCAAACCCGTGGGTTTTAAGGACAGCCTGACAGTGGTGGTGAACTTCCAGTGCGACTGTTCCTGCCAGAACCAAGCCCAAGCCaacagctcctcctgcagcgAAGGACACGGGACCATGGAATGCGGGGTCTGTCGCTGTCACCCGGGGCGTTTGGGTTCCCATTGCGAGTGCTCGGAGGAGGATTACAAACCCTGGCAGCAGGATAACTGCAGCCCCCGGGAGGGACAAGCCCTGTGCAGCCAGAGGGGGGAGTGCATCTGCGGGCAGTGTGTCTGCCACGGCAGCGACTTCGGGAAAGTGACGGGAAAATACTGCGAGTGCGATGACTTCTCCTGCATCCGCTTCAAGGGACAGATGTGCTCGG GCCACGGGCAGTGCAGCTGTGGGGATTGTTTGTGTGACTCGGACTGGACTGGGGATTCCTGCAACTGCACCACCCGGACTGACCCCTGCCTGGCCAGCAATGGCCTGGTCTGCAGTGGCCACGGCTCCTGTGTCTGTGGCAAGTGTGACtgcacccagccctggctcctACGGGACACCTGTGAGAAGTGTCCCACCTGCCCTGATGCCTGCACCATCAAAAA ggaATGTGTGGAGTGCAAGAAGTTCGAGAGGGGAGCCCTGGTGCAGCAGCAATCCTGCAGCCGCCTGTGCCGGGATGAGATCCAGAACGTGGAGGAGCTGGGTAAGAGGAGccccaaaaaaagccacttGAAG GTGACAGGGGGCAAGGATGCAGTGAATTGCACCTACAAGGATGAGGATGACTGCGTGGTGAGGTTCCAGTACTCCGAAGATTCCAGTGGCAAATCCATCCTCTATGTCATCCAGGAGCCAG aGTGTCCCAAGGGCCCAGATGTCCTGGTGGTCTTGCTCTCAGTGACAGGAGCCATCCTGCTCATCggcctggctgctctgctcatTTGGAAGCTCCTCATCACCATCCACGACCGCCGGGAATTCGCCCGTTTCGAGGAGGAGAAAGCCAGAGCCAAGTGGGACACG GGAGCAGCTTGTCCCCTGGAGCGtggcactgccagcctggacctgaccctttccctgctgtcaCACAGCCCAGAGGTGGCCCAGAGGTTTTTCCCACTTCCCAAATATCCCAAGCACTGCTCACCACTGTGA